A single Micromonospora sp. CCTCC AA 2012012 DNA region contains:
- a CDS encoding RsmB/NOP family class I SAM-dependent RNA methyltransferase, whose protein sequence is MTGPSEPRGERFADEGRRGPARSSDGPRDTGRGERSFERGDRFPRGDRPRGGQFGGDRARGGDRRGFDRRPVRPAVDLPRHVAYQAVAAVHRDDAYANLVLPAMLREEGLTGRDAAFATELTYGTLRHTGTLDAIITDAAGRDVQRIDPPVRDALRIGAYQLLHTRVPAHAAVSSTVDLVRSVGPGATGFANAVLREITTLDHDGWVAKLAPDRETDPVGHLALAYSHPQWIVRAFAEALGGDLAETERLLIEDNERPPVHLCARPGLVDPVELADEVGGAPGAFSPYAVYLPGGAPGDLRAVAEGRAHVQDEGSQLVANALAGAPLDGPDGRWLDLCAGPGGKAGLLGALAAQRGARLTAVEVAEHRARLVEQATRGLPVAVLATDGRSVGADPKLPEGHFDRVLVDAPCTGLGSLRRRPESRWRRQPSDLPPLTRLQRELLTAALKAVRPGGLVAYVTCSPHTVETHVTVTEAARRCGLPVDFVDARPLLPAGMPGLGDGPTVQLWPHRHGTDAMFLAVLRRG, encoded by the coding sequence GTGACGGGGCCGTCCGAGCCGCGGGGTGAGCGCTTCGCCGACGAGGGCCGGCGTGGTCCGGCGCGATCGTCCGACGGGCCGCGGGACACCGGCCGCGGCGAGCGGTCGTTCGAGCGCGGCGACCGGTTCCCGCGCGGGGACCGGCCGCGCGGCGGGCAGTTCGGCGGGGACCGTGCGCGTGGCGGGGACCGCCGGGGGTTCGACCGGCGGCCCGTCCGGCCGGCCGTGGACCTGCCCCGGCACGTCGCGTACCAGGCCGTCGCGGCGGTCCACCGGGACGACGCGTACGCCAACCTGGTGCTGCCGGCGATGCTGCGCGAGGAGGGGCTGACCGGTCGGGACGCCGCCTTCGCCACCGAGCTGACCTACGGCACGCTGCGGCACACCGGCACCCTGGACGCGATCATCACGGACGCGGCCGGCCGGGACGTGCAGCGGATCGACCCGCCGGTGCGGGACGCGCTGCGGATCGGGGCGTACCAGCTGCTGCACACCCGGGTGCCGGCGCACGCCGCCGTCTCCTCCACCGTCGACCTGGTCCGCTCGGTGGGCCCGGGGGCGACCGGGTTCGCCAACGCGGTGCTGCGGGAGATCACCACCCTCGACCACGACGGCTGGGTGGCGAAGCTCGCCCCGGACCGGGAGACCGACCCGGTCGGGCACCTGGCGCTGGCGTACAGCCACCCGCAGTGGATCGTGCGGGCCTTCGCCGAGGCGCTCGGCGGGGACCTGGCCGAGACGGAACGGCTGCTCATCGAGGACAACGAGCGGCCACCGGTGCACCTGTGCGCGCGGCCCGGCCTGGTCGACCCGGTCGAGCTGGCCGACGAGGTGGGTGGCGCCCCGGGCGCCTTCTCCCCGTACGCCGTCTATCTGCCCGGCGGCGCGCCGGGTGACCTGCGCGCGGTCGCCGAGGGGCGGGCGCACGTCCAGGACGAGGGTTCCCAGCTGGTGGCGAACGCCCTGGCGGGCGCGCCGCTGGACGGCCCGGACGGCCGCTGGCTGGACCTGTGCGCGGGGCCGGGCGGCAAGGCGGGCCTGCTCGGCGCGCTCGCCGCGCAGCGCGGTGCCCGGCTGACCGCGGTGGAGGTGGCCGAGCACCGGGCCCGGCTGGTCGAGCAGGCCACCCGGGGTCTGCCGGTGGCCGTGCTGGCCACCGACGGGCGCTCGGTCGGCGCGGACCCGAAGCTGCCCGAGGGGCACTTCGACCGGGTGCTGGTGGACGCCCCGTGCACCGGGCTGGGTTCGCTGCGCCGCCGGCCGGAGTCCCGCTGGCGGCGGCAGCCGTCGGACCTGCCGCCCCTGACCCGGTTGCAGCGGGAGCTGCTGACCGCCGCGCTCAAGGCGGTCCGCCCCGGCGGCCTGGTCGCCTACGTCACCTGCTCGCCGCACACGGTGGAGACGCACGTGACGGTGACCGAGGCGGCCCGCCGGTGTGGCCTGCCGGTGGACTTCGTCGACGCGCGGCCGCTGCTGCCGGCGGGCATGCCGGGGCTCGGCGACGGGCCGACCGTGCAGCTCTGGCCGCACCGGCACGGCACCGACGCGATGTTCCTGGCGGTGCTGCGCCGGGGCTGA
- a CDS encoding helix-turn-helix domain-containing protein, which produces MDGEDVRTPPWGEFGRELRVWRRRAGLTQAQLGLRIGYHHSVISKLEGGLREPPMGLPARLDVLLGSDGALTALAEPGDRRRPRSGPSDPTLFPVLPAVEGTDALAPPGLPVWPRLLPYGGFTCPLHDDTQCPVPGPQEVLPLLARLDAGGVAALPDRPVPDLVHGLTALLPGYTSVAIEQVSTAVVASIERILHLLVRWAEVVDAAGRSPLAPLRLAAQYAQLAARLRMQRGQRAVGMAWVTHGLRWAGAGADAVARATLLSDFCTLTRLDRDAASSLAYARALGAVDRERGWMTTLSHLYQARAYGLAGAVGECRRQVLLARRRLDRLDTRDAAEAPWLLGDAGVVRAESSIGGALRDLAASTGDRAVARRAVHATGRALAHLPARMRPTYLLLTVRLADAHACAGEPDAAVAVATPVAEEALRTGRATIVHELHGLRARLRQGWDDLPEVRELTDLLGPSAH; this is translated from the coding sequence ATGGACGGCGAGGACGTGCGGACGCCGCCCTGGGGAGAGTTCGGTCGGGAGCTGCGCGTGTGGCGGCGCCGGGCCGGGCTGACCCAGGCGCAGCTCGGGCTGCGGATCGGCTACCACCACAGCGTGATCAGCAAGCTGGAGGGCGGGCTGCGGGAGCCGCCGATGGGGCTGCCGGCGCGGCTCGACGTGCTGCTCGGGTCGGACGGCGCGCTGACCGCCCTGGCCGAGCCGGGCGACCGGCGCAGACCGCGCAGCGGGCCGTCCGACCCGACGCTCTTCCCGGTGCTGCCGGCCGTCGAGGGGACCGACGCGCTGGCCCCGCCCGGCCTGCCGGTCTGGCCGCGGCTGCTGCCGTACGGCGGCTTCACCTGCCCGCTGCACGACGACACCCAGTGCCCGGTGCCCGGCCCGCAGGAGGTGCTGCCGCTGCTGGCCCGGCTGGACGCCGGTGGTGTGGCGGCGCTGCCGGACCGACCGGTGCCCGACCTGGTGCACGGGCTGACCGCGCTGCTGCCGGGTTACACCAGCGTCGCGATCGAGCAGGTGTCGACCGCGGTGGTCGCCTCGATCGAGCGGATCCTGCATCTGCTGGTGCGCTGGGCGGAGGTGGTCGACGCGGCCGGCCGTTCGCCGCTCGCCCCGCTCCGCCTCGCCGCCCAGTACGCGCAGCTCGCCGCCCGGCTGCGGATGCAGCGGGGGCAGCGCGCGGTCGGCATGGCCTGGGTCACCCACGGGCTGCGCTGGGCGGGCGCGGGTGCGGACGCGGTGGCCCGGGCGACGCTGCTCAGCGACTTCTGCACGCTGACCCGGCTGGACCGGGACGCCGCCTCGTCGCTGGCGTACGCGCGGGCACTCGGCGCGGTGGACCGGGAACGCGGCTGGATGACCACCCTGTCGCACCTCTACCAGGCGCGGGCGTACGGTCTGGCCGGCGCGGTGGGGGAGTGCCGCCGGCAGGTCCTGCTGGCCCGCCGTCGACTGGACCGGCTGGACACCCGGGACGCCGCCGAGGCGCCGTGGCTGCTCGGTGACGCGGGGGTGGTACGCGCCGAGTCCTCGATCGGCGGCGCGCTGCGGGACCTCGCGGCGTCCACCGGGGACCGGGCGGTGGCCCGTCGGGCGGTGCACGCGACGGGCCGGGCGCTGGCCCACCTGCCGGCGCGGATGCGCCCCACCTATCTGTTGTTGACCGTGCGGCTGGCCGACGCCCACGCCTGTGCCGGGGAGCCGGACGCGGCGGTGGCGGTGGCGACGCCGGTCGCCGAGGAGGCGCTGCGGACCGGCCGGGCGACCATCGTCCACGAGCTGCACGGCCTGCGCGCCCGGCTGCGGCAGGGCTGGGACGACCTGCCGGAGGTCCGCGAGCTGACCGACCTGCTGGGTCCATCCGCCCACTGA